Proteins co-encoded in one Aspergillus luchuensis IFO 4308 DNA, chromosome 6, nearly complete sequence genomic window:
- a CDS encoding formin sepA (COG:T,Z;~EggNog:ENOG410QDSA;~InterPro:IPR014768,IPR016024,IPR011989,IPR010472, IPR010473,IPR014767,IPR042201,IPR015425;~PFAM:PF06371,PF06367,PF02181;~go_function: GO:0003779 - actin binding [Evidence IEA];~go_function: GO:0017048 - Rho GTPase binding [Evidence IEA];~go_process: GO:0016043 - cellular component organization [Evidence IEA];~go_process: GO:0030036 - actin cytoskeleton organization [Evidence IEA]), with product MPTTTSAPDKSRQTSAGKSFFGRKLHKEKPVDDRHDAHTGFETLAPPGSAPGSRSSRHSKRSSVQSMDFSNEIDPAALSMTAGVITSIPYESLPADTKSPIPIDYLSKAETSPRKEPSPNHLAKGGSDFHQYPAWNPATIRDNNVYSHPTGPRPPPHASNVTMAGSSSGDKGARYQQWGRPGSSAANTGFSHNSSSTVDSSSHSRISFDQASVHSSLSSNTRDTRGSSYFSSDGSSRTLTTSHSADRNTYSSNGTSSRLSNAQAAWQSAQPAQPAKLPANPEQYLTRPRDDRIVDQLFLELMQKRGWQNLPEQAKRQMLAYPASKKWTLVHQDRLTEIQGEQKRRQNARQTHGHDGPSGILERADEEGSPEWYVKKVMDDSITSKQLASLSVSLRTQPISWVKAFVEAQGQIALTNVLAKINRRKASGPVPAPPTGDKDLDREYDIVKCLKALMNNKYGADDALAHQQVIVALVSSLLSPRLNTRKLVSEVLTFLCHWAEGQGHQKVLQAMDHVKNHHGETGRFDAWMRIVEVTIDGRGKMGSLVGASEEYRSGGIGMENLLMEYAVSTMLLINMLVDAPENDLQLRCHIRAQFTSCGIKRLMTKMEGFQYEVIDKQIERFRENEAIDYEDLLQRESSSVKDSIEGEVKDMNDPLQITDAIASRITGTRAHDYFLSAMQHMLLIRENSGEDGLRMYQLVDAMLSYVAMDRRLPDLDLRQGLTFTVQSLLDKLHTDSEARQAYDESLEARQIAEAALAERDEMKAQIELGADGLVKKLQKQIEEQTGIIELQRRREESIRAELADVQRLRAQELQRNELETRELYLMLRDAQDIAASNAKKNNLAEVDPSHMRGIMDREKLLERLEMQLERTKTQFKLEGKVWGQHVTSDRLRELREQMDGDVEPQDGFQDQAHHVAGLGSVQRKRSHLPGMEKDTVEGQQQEGQVDENGEIIYERARLVDLHRPRLNPKQANGLLGEIASRVPKIDADDNEATPVVPEATAPVTDEPKVESEIEKPEAKGAPAPPPPPPPPPPPPPGAVGIPPPPPPPPPPPPGGAVGIPPPPPPPPPPPPGGKVGIPPPPPPPPPPGGAGFPPPPPPPPGASFGAPPPPPPPGAGFGGWRANYMASQALPQHKTALMPSIRPKKKLKALHWEKVDAPQVTVWAAHAPTAQEKEEKYVELAKKGVLDEVERLFMAKETKIFGGNAAAKQRKDKKQLISNELSKNFQIAMAKFSQFPADDVVRMIIHCDTDILDNQVVMEFLQRDEMCTIPENISKSMAPYSRDWTGPDAASAEREQDPNELTREDQIYLYTAYELNHYWKARMRALALTRSFEVDYEHISAKLQQVVKVSESLRDSVSLMNVLGLILDIGNFMNDANKQAQGFKLSSLARLGMVKDDKNETTFADLVERIVRNQYPEWEGFVDEINGVVAIQKLNVDQLRTDAKKYIDNIKNVQASLDAGNLSDPKKFHPQDRVSQIVQRSMKDARRKAEQMQLYLDEMIKSYDDIMVFYGEDNSDEGARRDFFAKLASFLLEWKKSKEKNISLEESRRRTEASLARKRNINAGLANGAASASDAPPSPATSGAMDSLLEKLRAAAPQARDQRDRRRRARLKERHQVRVASGQKMPDVAGAEAPEGGNEAENDGSNSKAGNDNDSEANAAASGLLSPPLLEAETSESKKDPQHVSESEDVADRAASMLQGLRDNMDGDRMRRRRETAEEERRKRRLRRRNGGSTSNNSAEGSAATSVPEPISPPRTDLEPDDATSPRSGDDPLPQPPLTPAIVVSPTADQQLRSPGDDELMEGSPSSRSIE from the exons ATGCCAACCACCACGTCCGCGCCTGACAAATCGAGACAGACTTCCGCTGGGAAATCGTTCTTCGGGAGGAAGCTGCACAAGGAGAAACCGGTAGACGATCGCCACGATGCCCATACAGGCTTCGAGACCCTCGCGCCTCCTGGAAGCGCCCCGGGTTCTCGTTCCTCTCGCCATTCCAAGCGATCCTCCGTCCAGTCCATGGATTTTTCCAACGAAATCGATCCTGCAGCGCTGTCAATGACGGCTGGTGTGATTACCTCTATCCCCTATGAAAGTCTCCCCGCCGACACCAAGTCGCCGATTCCCATCGACTATCTCTCTAAAGCCGAAACCTCGCCACGCAAAGAACCATCCCCGAATCATCTTGCCAAGGGAGGCAGTGATTTCCATCAGTATCCCGCTTGGAACCCGGCCACTATCCGGGACAATAATGTTTATTCTCACCCCACCGGCCCTCGTCCGCCGCCACATGCGTCTAATGTAACAATGGCGGGAAGCTCTTCGGGGGACAAAGGTGCTCGGTATCAACAATGGGGACGACCGGGTAGCTCGGCTGCCAACACAGGATTCAGTCACAACTCTTCATCTACAGTAGATTCCTCGTCGCATTCCCGAATATCGTTCGACCAGGCCAGTGTCCACTCGTCACTTTCCTCCAACACCCGGGACACTAGAGGTTCGAGCTATTTTTCGTCGGACGGATCTTCTCGAACACTGACAACCTCGCACTCTGCCGACCGCAATACCTACTCATCTAATGGAACCTCTAGCCGACTCTCTAATGCGCAGGCTGCGTGGCAGTCGGCCCAGCCCGCGCAACCCGCGAAGTTACCAGCCAACCCCGAGCAATACCTGACCCGTCCAAGGGACGATCGGATTGTGGACCAGTTGTTTCTGGAATTGATGCAGAAGCGAGGTTGGCAGAACTTGCCTGAGCAGGCCAAACGGCAGATGCTTGCGTATCCAGCCTCGAAAAAGTGGACGCTGGTTCATCAAGATCGGTTGACGGAAATTCAGGGCGAACAGAAGCGCAGGCAGAATGCCCGGCAGACCCATGGTCACGATGGGCCGTCGGGGATTCTGGAGCGGGccgatgaagagggaagcCCGGAGTGGTACGTGAAGAAGGTCATGGATGATTCAATCACGTCGAAACAATTAGCTAGTTTGAGCGTCAGTCTGCGCACACAACCAATCAGTTGGGTGAAAGCCTTTGTCGAAGCACAAGGCCAAATCGCCCTGACCAACGTTCTTGCTAAGATCAACCGGAGGAAAGCTTCAGGTCCTGTTCCTGCACCCCCGACTGGTGACAAGGACTTGGATCGTGAATACGATATTGTCAAGTGCCTGAAGGCTTTGATGAACAACAAATATGGCGCAGATGATGCCCTCGCTCATCAGCAAGTTATTGTTGCTCTCGTCAGCTCGCTGCTGTCTCCCCGATTAAATACAAGGAAGCTGGTCAGTGAAGTCTTGACCTTCCTTTGCCATTGGGCAGAAGGCCAGGGCCATCAAAAAGTCCTCCAGGCTATGGACCATGTGAAGAACCACCATGGAGAGACTGGTCGCTTTGATGCCTGGATGCGTATCGTCGAAGTGACGATCGATGGCCGTGGAAAGATGGGTAGCTTGGTGGGCGCGAGTGAGGAGTACCGCAGCGGTGGTATAGGCATGGAGAACCTTCTCATGGAGTATGCCGTCTCAACCAtgctcctcatcaacatgtTGGTGGACGCCCCGGAGAACGACCTACAGCTGCGCTGTCATATTCGTGCGCAGTTCACCTCTTGCGGCATCAAGCGTCTCATGACTAAAATGGAAGGTTTCCAATATGAGGTCATTGACAAGCAGATTGAGCGCTTCCGCGAGAATGAGGCCATCGACTACGAGGATCTTCTGCAGCGTGAGAGTAGCAGCGTGAAGGATAGCATCGAGGGCGAGGTCAAAGACATGAACGATCCTCTACAAATTACAGATGCTATTGCTTCAAGGATTACAGGTACTCGAGCTCACGACTACTTCCTCTCTGCTATGCAGCACATGCTTCTTATCCGGGAGAACTCTGGCGAAGATGGTCTCCGGATGTACCAGCTCGTCGATGCCATGCTTAGCTACGTGGCCATGGATCGCAGGCTACCCGATCTGGACCTCCGCCAAGGTCTAACATTCACCGTGCAGAGCCTCTTGGACAAATTACATACAGATTCAGAGGCAAGACAGGCGTACGATGAATCTTTGGAAGCGCGCCAGATTGCGGAGGCTGCCTTGGCAGAGcgggatgagatgaaggcACAGATTGAGCTGGGTGCAGACGGCCTAGTAAAGAAGTTGCAGAAGCAAATTGAAGAGCAGACTGGTATCATTGAACTTCAACGGAGACGTGAGGAGTCAATACGGGCTGAGCTCGCCGATGTTCAACGCTTGCGTGCTCAGGAGTTGCAACGGAACGAACTGGAAACCAGAGAGCTCTACCTGATGCTTCGGGATGCCCAGGACATCGCTGCTTCAAatgccaagaagaacaaccTCGCAGAAGTCGATCCGTCCCATATGAGGGGCATCATGGATCGTGAAAAGCTCCTTGAGCGGTTGGAGATGCAACTCGAGCGCACCAAGACCCAGTTCAAGTTGGAGGGCAAGGTATGGGGTCAACATGTGACCTCAGACCGGCTGCGCGAACTTCGTGAGCAAATGGACGGCGATGTTGAGCCGCAAGATGGGTTCCAGGACCAGGCTCATCACGTTGCGGGCTTGGGATCTGTTCAGCGCAAGCGCAGCCATCTGCCCGGCATGGAGAAGGATACTGTCGAGGgtcagcagcaggagggcCAGGTGGATGAGAACGGAGAGATCATCTATGAAAGGGCGCGTCTGGTCGACCTCCATCGGCCACGACTTAACCCTAAGCAGGCGAACGGCCTCCTGGGAGAAATTGCCTCGAGGGTACCTAAGATCGACGCAGACGATAACGAAGCTACGCCTGTTGTTCCCGAAGCCACGGCGCCTGTCACCGACGAACCCAAGGTTGAGAGTGAAATTGAGAAGCCCGAGGCCAAGGGGGCGCCCGCTCcacccccgccgccgccgccaccaccaccacctcctccgggAGCTGTTGgaattcctcctccgccccctccccctcctccgccaccgcctGGTGGTGCCGTTGgaattccccctccccctcctcccccccctccgccgccgccgggAGGAAAGGTTGGaatcccccctccacctcctccgccccctcctccaggCGGTGCAGGAttcccgccgccgcctccccctccaccaggTGCTTCATTTGgtgcccctcctcccccacctcctcctggcGCAGGCTTTGGAGGATGGCGAGCCAACTACATGGCCTCCCAAGCCCTTCCTCAACACAAGACAGCTCTTATGCCTTCTATCcggccaaagaagaagctcaaggctCTTCACTGGGAGAAGGTTGATGCTCCACAGGTAACGGTGTGGGCAGCTCACGCTCCCACTGcgcaggagaaagaagagaaatatGTAGAGTTGGCTAAGAAGGGTGTCTTGGATGAGGTTGAAAGACTCTTCATGGCGAAGGAGACCAAGATCTTCGGAGGCAATGCAGCAGCGAAGCAGCGCAAGGACAAAAAACAGCTTATCTCCAACGAGCTGTCCAAGAACTTCCAGATCGCAATGGCCAAGTTTTCGCAGTTCCCTGCCGACGATGTGGTACGCATGATCATTCATTGCGATACAGACATTCTGGACAACCAGGTCGTCATGGAGTTCCTGCAGCGGGACGAGATGTGCACAATCCCGGAGAATATTTCCAAGTCTATGGCGCCCTACAGCAGGGACTGGACCGGCCCCGATGCTGCTAGTGCGGAGCGAGAGCAAGACCCCAACGAGCTCACAAGGGAAGATCAGATTTACCTATACACCGCGTACGAGCTCAACCACTACTGGAAGGCGAGAATGCGCGCTCTCGCGTTAACTCGGTCCTTCGAAGTTGATTATGAACATATCTCCGCCAAGCTGCAACAAGTGGTGAAGGTCAGCGAATCTCTGAGAGACTCTGTTTCTCTGATGAATGTCCTGGGTCTAATCCTGGACATTGGTAACTTCATGAACGATGCCAACAAGCAGGCTCAAGGATTCAAGCTGAGCTCTCTTGCCCGGCTGGGCATGGTCAAGGATGACAAGAACGAAACCACTTTTGCTGATTTAGTGGAGCGCATTGTCCGTAACCAGTATCCCGAATGGGAGGGCTTCGTGGACGAGATCAATGGTGTCGTCGCTATCCAGAAGCTCAACGTCGACCAGCTGCGGACGGATGCGAAGAAGTACATTGACAACATCAAGAATGTACAGGCCAGCTTAGACGCCGGAAACCTCAGTGACCCGAAGAAGTTCCACCCCCAGGATCGCGTTAGCCAGATCGTTCAGCGGAGTATGAAGGATGCTAGACGGAAGGCCGAGCAGATGCAGCTCTActtggatgagatgatcAAATCCTATGATGACATCATGGTCTTCTATGGAGAAGACAATTCCGATGAGGGTGCCCGCCGAGACTTCTTCGCGAAGCTGGCTTCCTTCTTGCTAGAGTGGAAG AaatccaaggagaagaacattTCGCTGGAAGAAAGCCGGAGACGCACCGAGGCGTCCTTGGCTCGCAAGCGGAATATCAATGCCGGGCTTGCCAATGGCGCCGCCTCTGCAAGTGACGCTCCACCGTCGCCAGCTACAAGCGGGGCCATGGATTCGctcctggagaagctccGCGCCGCAGCGCCGCAAGCCAGAGACCAGCGTGACCGCCGCCGTCGTGCTAGGCTGAAGGAGCGACACCAAGTTCGTGTCGCTTCCGGCCAAAAGATGCCGGATGTTGCTGGAGCTGAGGCACCAGAAGGAGGGAACGAAGCCGAAAACGATGGTAGCAACAGCAAGGCGGGCAACGACAATGATAGCGAAGCAAATGCCGCCGCGTCAGGGCTGCTGAGTCCTCCCCTCCTTGAAGCAGAAACCTCTGAGAGCAAGAAGGACCCGCAACATGTATCGGAAAGCGAAGACGTGGCGGATCGTGCCGCGAGCATGCTGCAGGGCCTTCGTGATAACATGGACGGCGACCGAATGAGAAGACGCCGAGAAacagcggaagaagagcgtcGGAAACGCAGGTTACGGAGACGAAACGGaggcagcaccagcaataACAGCGCCGAGGGCTCTGCGGCCACCTCCGTGCCCGAACCCATTTCGCCTCCCAGGACAGATTTGGAGCCGGATGATGCTACAAGTCCTCGATCTGGAGACGATCCCCTTCCACAACCGCCCCTGACACCGGCAATCGTGGTATCACCAACAGCAGACCAACAGCTTCGGTCGCCTGGTGACGATGAACTGATGGAAGGCTCACCGTCGAGCAGATCCATTGAGTAG
- a CDS encoding ankyrin repeat protein (COG:M;~EggNog:ENOG410PHPY;~InterPro:IPR002110,IPR036770,IPR020683;~PFAM:PF13857,PF12796,PF00023,PF13637,PF13606;~go_function: GO:0005515 - protein binding [Evidence IEA]): protein MDPVTAIGLLSGAFQIAQYIKDTVGALNHLFGKFKDADLTILSLISELKTIRSAITQLHEWASYNVRDSTEPDEYVEGLEVALDGCRAVMEVLSDEVSALTRGAMLSDTGVGFRTRVKVVWSEDSMKVHQERLRAQVQALQLLLQACQCRTSTEQVELLRRAENRQIIAKVASDTATLRSAYSYVPSRAESPSLTRRSSSVGDTIFDFDRAVVTSLPYRRAIGQPRTHPPTQPAVNRSNYSPPIDEGYGSGTVSSASPPGTNGVLPIHPSASFDSSHGHSKSVSFAPTPLPQSPTQVRRWQSDASGASWGSRSSGSRREKIRAIIRQLRRPSWSATQASVRLPGRSPSERRLYERDLNTSINLASSDGATAPPIIKAAQSGSRSDVERLLESGHDIEARHISTRRTALLVASHCGNEDVLDLLLQRNARVDATDKSGSTALHLAASRGHCRVLELLLPESLDIEARNANGQTALWVAAYHGQAEATNLLLACHAKVNARANDQATPLHLAAKLGDIVIARILIQNGADLEAKDGTMMAPLHYACEGGHLDVIELLLNEKANVNAAGSDRRTPLICAAALGQLLATQLLLKKKASTRSVDDAAMTALHWAAYNGHTEIVDLLSQKKGLLAKSNIAGRTALHLAAMKSQFAVVELLLRKNMPLENRCLSGLTPLHYACMADNCEVTKLLLISGANIEAQADSDQRRPVHLAAVRGSMALLNLLCDKGASLDARDAAGDRALCVASRYGHAAAVQNLLDRGSPVCLSYGVRSEEDSPLCLAAMGGHVPVVTLLLQRGASAIKRDERGWQPYRYAAYYGHPSALRLLMSCSPMVAKDDADLGLTAERIGFAPSADISNERKREVQSLLYQMQHPSQPGAEGSPVWSSPLKPNQQHPVPSGFISDAVVNHIQPSPTAETSPQELPGTLEQGLPASRSQTPEHMRRGSSVYQRIDSGFRDVPQILEANERAFAPTNEQIAMPQARHYFEVPRGNPSPSSPCLESVFSHAGERAGVRATDSPVSLTDMHGLNPARASWTVPLSHADGEAQNKEREWDTESSISSVYTAPEEDVAELAA from the exons ATGGATCCTGTCACCGCAATCGGTCTGCTTTCCGGTGCGTTTCAGATCGCTCAGTACATCAAAGACACCGTGGGGGCACTGAACCATCTATTTGGCAAATTCAAGGATGCCGACCTCACCATCCTATCGCTAATCAGCGAGCTGAAGACCATCCGATCGGCCATCACGCAGCTACATGAGTGGGCTAGCTATAATGTTCGTGACTCAACCGAACCAGACGAATATGTCGAGGGACTTGAAGTCGCATTGGACGGCTGTCGCGCTGTCATGGAGGTTCTCTCGGACGAGGTTTCAGCTCTGACAAGGGGTGCAATGCTAAGTGACACCGGGGTCGGATTTCGTACTCGGGTAAAGGTCGTCTGGAGCGAGGACAGTATGAAGGTTCATCAGGAACGACTGCGTGCGCAGGTTCAGGCACTGCAGCTCCTGCTTCAAGCCTGCCAATG TCGAACATCAACCGAACAAGTCGAACTGTTACGGAGAGCAGAAAATCGCCAGATAATTGCCAAAGTCGCCAGCGATACAGCAACATTACGGTCCGCTTACAGCTACGTACCCTCACGGGCGGAGAGTCCGAGCCTGACTCGTCGCTCATCATCCGTGGGGGACACGATTTTTGACTTCGATAGGGCAGTGGTGACTTCCCTTCCCTATAGACGCGCAATCGGTCAACCACGGACCCATCCTCCGACGCAACCTGCGGTCAACCGCAGCAATTACAGCCCACCTATAGATGAAGGGTATGGCAGTGGTACTGTGAGCAGTGCAAGCCCACCCGGAACAAATGGAGTTCTTCCAATACATCCATCTGCGTCGTTTGACTCTAGCCATGGCCACAGTAAGAGCGTGTCGTTCGCACCAACTCCTTTACCGCAGAGTCCTACCCAAGTCCGCAGGTGGCAGTCGGATGCGAGTGGCGCTTCCTGGGGTAGTCGCTCCTCAGGGTCACGGCGTGAAAAAATTCGGGCCATCATTCGGCAACTTAGGCGTCCAAGCTGGTCAGCAACGCAAGCTTCCGTACGACTTCCTGGGCGAAGTCCGTCGGAGCGTCGGCTGTACGAAAGAGATCTGAATACTAGCATCAATTTGGCATCGTCGGATGGAGCGACTGCGCCGCCAATTATCAAGGCAGCCCAGTCGGGCAGTCGATCCGATGTCGAAAGGCTCCTGGAAAGTGGCCATGACATTGAAGCCCGTCATATCTCAACCCGCAGGACCGCCCTCCTAGTAGCTTCACATTGCGGGAATGAAGACGTGCTGGATCTACTGCTGCAAAGAAACGCTAGAGTGGATGCTACCGACAAGTCGGGTTCCACCGCGTTGCACTTGGCGGCGTCGCGCGGTCATTGCAGGGTGCTAgaactgcttcttcctgaGTCCTTGGATATCGAAGCACGGAATGCCAACGGCCAGACTGCTCTCTGGGTAGCAGCATATCATGGCCAAGCTGAAGCTACAAACCTCTTACTTGCTTGCCACGCCAAAGTCAATGCGCGAGCTAATGATCAAGCGACCCCGCTACATTTAGCCGCCAAACTGGGCGATATAGTAATAGCCAGGATTCTGATACAAAACGGCGCCGATTTGGAAGCCAAGGACGGAACTATGATGGCGCCGCTGCACTACGCCTGTGAAGGGGGACATCTTGACGTTATTGAGCTGCTCCTCAATGAGAAAGCGAACGTTAACGCAGCTGGGAGCGACCGCAGGACACCGCTCATATGTGCAGCTGCCCTGGGCCAGCTGCTGGCGACGCAGCTCCTGCTCAAAAAGAAGGCGTCCACTCGATCGGTGGACGATGCCGCTATGACGGCGTTGCACTGGGCTGCCTATAATGGACACACCGAGATCGTTGATCTTCTTAGCCAGAAGAAAGGGTTGCTGGCCAAATCTAACATTGCAGGACGAACGGCCCTACATCTGGCTGCAATGAAGTCACAGTTCGCGGTGGTGGAGTTGCTCCTTCGAAAGAATATGCCACTAGAAAATCGCTGCCTTTCGGGCCTCACGCCGCTTCATTACGCGTGCATGGCTGATAATTGTGAGGTTACAAAACTCTTGCTTATCTCAGGCGCCAACATCGAGGCCCAGGCTGACTCGGATCAACGTCGACCGGTCCACCTCGCAGCTGTTCGTGGGTCGATGGCACTTCTTAATCTACTATGTGACAAAGGAGCTTCTCTGGACGCTCGCGACGCCGCGGGAGATCGAGCGCTCTGTGTGGCATCCCGGTACGGACATGCAGCTGCCGTTCAGAACCTGCTCGATCGTGGGTCCCCTGTGTGCCTGTCTTATGGCGTCCGATCGGAAGAGGATTCGCCCTTGTGTCTGGCCGCCATGGGAGGGCATGTGCCCGTGGtcacgcttcttctccagcgagGGGCGTCAGCCATCAAGCGGGACGAACGAGGGTGGCAGCCCTACCGCTATGCCGCTTACTATGGCCATCCAAGTGCGCTCCGCCTGCTCATGTCCTGTAGTCCCATGGTTGCCAAAGACGACGCGGATCTGGGCCTCACGGCAGAGCGAATCGGATTTGCGCCGTCTGCGGATATTTCGAATGAAAGGAAGCGGGAAGTACAAAGCTTATTATATCAGATGCAGCACCCGTCACAGCCAGGAGCCGAAGGCTCCCCGGTCTGGTCCTCTCCGCTAAAGcccaaccagcagcacccGGTACCTTCTGGATTCATCTCCGATGCCGTCGTAAACCATATCCAGCCGTCTCCTACAGCAGAAACGAGTCCTCAGGAGCTGCCCGGAACCTTAGAACAGGGGCTCCCGGCAAGCCGGTCTCAAACGCCAGAACATATGCGGCGAGGAAGTAGCGTTTATCAACGCATAGACTCTGGATTTCGCGACGTCCCGCAAATTCTCGAGGCTAATGAGCGGGCCTTTGCCCCAACCAATGAACAGATTGCGATGCCTCAGGCGCGACATTACTTTGAAGTGCCCAGAGGAAATCCTAGTCCAAGCAGCCCGTGCCTGGAAAGTGTGTTTTCGCATGCAGGCGAGAGGGCTGGTGTCCGCGCCACAGATTCTCCTGTCTCTTTGACAGATATGCATGGGCTGAACCCTGCGCGCGCATCCTGGACAGTACCTCTGAGTCATGCAGACGGGGAGGCTCAGaataaagagagagaatgggACACGGAGTCTTCTATATCATCAGTATACACTGCaccggaggaggatgtggcggAGCTTGCCGCCTAG
- the MSS1 gene encoding tRNA modification GTPase (COG:J;~EggNog:ENOG410PFQT;~InterPro:IPR031168,IPR025867,IPR027266,IPR005225, IPR006073,IPR027417,IPR018948,IPR004520;~PFAM:PF12631,PF01926;~go_function: GO:0003924 - GTPase activity [Evidence IEA];~go_function: GO:0005515 - protein binding [Evidence IEA];~go_function: GO:0005525 - GTP binding [Evidence IEA];~go_process: GO:0006400 - tRNA modification [Evidence IEA]): protein MRSSAVRTLRWATPLRPSWSRCFTVARQGAGPALHARSPSPRVPPQRYFSGSSPAQSIFDADSTIYALSTASGRAAIAVVRASGPACVQIYKSLCPEAPLPRPRFAVVRTLYDPFQKPSPNTVLDAGALVLYFPGPKTVTGEDVLELHLHGGPAIVKSVLTAISRTNNSDYTVRYAEPGEFTRRAFMNNRLDLPQIEALGDTLSADTEQQRRLAVRGASDALSKRYEQWRHQLLYARGELEALIDFSEDQHFDESTEDLVSSVAAQVRALRVQIALHIQNASKGELLRNGIKVALLGAPNAGKSSLLNRIVGREAAIVSTEEGTTRDIVDVGVDIGGWYCKLGDMAGIRSEPNDPTGQKKTVVIGAVEQEGIRRAKARALESDVVIVVVSVEEATDGAATYRLAVEQEVVDAANDCARAGKCVVVTINKCDRLPEGKLPPQLIETVSQLFEAVPDLRQRIFGISCLDATNGLNLTSPGPSQSSDPGYIQQFLQGLMATFEEIASPTGIDGDENGQYDHAYWEDSLGVTHRQSSNLQRCLEHLDDFLTQTQPQSQMPLPSSSRQIAHEYPETDMDMDIDIVTAAEHLRSAADTMAKITGRGESGDVEDVLGVVFEK from the exons ATGCGATCATCGGCCGTCCGGACCCTACGGTGGGCGACACCCCTCCGCCCATCATGGAGTAGGTGCTTCACCGTGGCCCGGCAGGGCGCTGGTCCAGCTCTCCATGCCCGGAGCCCATCTCCGCGTGTACCTCCACAACGATACTTCTCAGGATCCTCACCGGCTCAATCTATCTTCGATGCCGATTCCACTATCTATGCGCTTTCAACAGCATCTGGACGGGCTGCCATTGCCGTTGTGCGGGCATCGGGACCTGCATGTGTGCAA ATCTACAAATCTCTCTGTCCAGAAGCACCACTCCCCCGACCCCGCTTCGCAGTCGTCCGCACCCTGTACGATCCCTTTCAAAAACCCTCCCCGAATACCGTCCTCGACGCCGGCGCCCTAGTCCTATACTTCCCCGGCCCGAAGACCGTAACTGGCGAAGATGTCCTCGAGCTGCACCTCCACGGCGGCCCAGCCATTGTCAAGTCCGTCCTGACAGCCATCTCGCGTACAAACAACTCCGACTACACAGTCCGCTACGCCGAACCAGGTGAATTCACCCGTCGAGCCTTCATGAACAACCGCCTGGACCTCCCGCAGATCGAAGCCCTGGGTGATACCTTGTCCGCTGACacggagcagcagcgccgaCTTGCAGTCCGTGGTGCCAGCGATGCCCTATCGAAGCGGTACGAACAATGGCGGCATCAATTGCTCTATGCGCGCGGCGAACTGGAGGCCTTGATTGACTTCTCGGAGGATCAGCACTTCGACGAGTCCACCGAGGACCTGGTGTCCTCGGTTGCGGCTCAGGTGCGGGCTCTGCGGGTCCAAATCGCCCTTCATATCCAGAACGCGTCGAAGGGTGAGCTCCTTCGTAACGGTATAAAGGTCGCTCTTTTGGGGGCTCCGAATGCGGGGAAGAGCTCGCTTCTGAATCGAATCGTGGGCAGAGAGGCCGCCATCGTTAGCACCGAGGAAGGCACCACGCGGGATATCGTGGATGTCGGAGTCGATATTGGCGGCTGGTACTGCAAGCTCGGCGATATGGCGGGGATTCGCTCGGAGCCTAACGATCCCACcggccagaagaagacagtCGTGATTGGCGCCGTGGAACAAGAGGGCATCAGACGGGCCAAGGCTCGTGCCTTGGAATCGGACGTGGTTATTGTGGTCGTCTCAGTGGAAGAAGCCACCGATGGTGCAGCAACGTACCGCCTCGCCGTCGAGCAGGAGGTCGTCGATGCTGCCAACGACTGCGCCCGCGCAGGCAAATGCGTCGTCGTAACCATCAACAAATGTGACCGACTACCGGAGGGTAAACTTCCCCCGCAGCTCATCGAGACAGTCAGCCAGCTTTTCGAAGCGGTCCCGGACTTGCGCCAGCGCATCTTCGGCATCTCCTGTCTAGACGCCACCAACGGCCTGAACCTAACCAGCCCCGGTCCCAGCCAGTCCTCCGATCCCGGTTACATCCAGCAATTCCTACAAGGTCTGATGGCTACATTCGAGGAAATAGCCTCCCCGACAGGGATCGACGGAGATGAGAACGGACAATACGATCATGCATATTGGGAAGATTCACTGGGCGTGACGCATCGCCAAAGTTCTAATTTACAACGCTGTCTCGAACACCTAGATGATTTCCTGACCCAAACTCAACCGCAATCCCAGATGCCTCTACCCTCTTCATCTCGCCAAATCGCTCATGAGTACCCGGAAACagacatggacatggacattGATATCGTCACCGCCGCTGAACATCTGCGCTCTGCCGCTGATACCATGGCGAAGATCACGGGCCGTGGGGAAAGCGGAGACGTGGAAGATGTTCTGGGCGTTGTCTTCGAAAAGTAA